One Setaria viridis chromosome 5, Setaria_viridis_v4.0, whole genome shotgun sequence genomic region harbors:
- the LOC117857506 gene encoding uncharacterized protein: MADDQQPPAQRYWFPYWTAPPQPPPPAPAPRPAVRPQLSRRDTRPAPPPASPPVTPSPSRRQPHPQPATTPPSRGAGAAPSLPAHPQPTRLSSRPSPSPARAPPLSPIREPNARAAAPAPAPVPVAKEPKPAATPHPIAHEVPKQKDITIPQEKIIHEPPADSKTHSKAVEKEKGKEGEKEKGKDKEKEKEKDKETKEKEKEKEKEKDKKEKEHNEKEKEKEKKHKGKEVAGEHGSKLHKELKEGVADMVHKLSASAPSSGGGHGRPASAAAGTTVITLAGENKGASMKIDGAAVADGKADSAAGKERRGQKLDGSVAGGKEQGGSRGLTAFVNSNVQVINNSLLLQSSCNGGDPGVHLKLYTKAKKKGDGGDEAGGKSGSASAAVRKKPAAGAMRAITGAVVSSKPCSLSKAFRILDLFYNSAASDLPSADCATYLSTATEATREHELFRRGLRGNQQQGAANLQAHDYEGEIKHQDRERKGDMAVPTGGSQRDSAAEVEPDVATGEKKSKKKKNKEDRQQGIAAAGVESHIPSSAGIGSEKRKKEKHSNKEIIVHVKQEPDLVDEELLSEKKSKKKKEKGRVKLEDEARDVNKVGGKIVNDGGLEQNVAGGEKKRKKKKHEEEEVNFKDVKQEEKMVSDGGPDSEKKRKKKRGRGDNDDNALEQVEHTKKKQRK; the protein is encoded by the exons ATGGCCGACGACCAGCAGCCGCCGGCGCAGCGGTACTGGTTCCCGTACTGGACCGCgcccccgcagccgccgccgcctgcacccGCTCCTCGGCCGGCGGTCCGCCCGCAGCTGTCGAGGCGGGACactcgcccggcgccgccgccggcgtcgcctccCGTAACGCCATCCCCGTCGCGGCGGCAGCCGCACCCTCAGCCGGCAACGACGCCGCCATCCAGAGGCGCTGGTGCCGCCCCTTCTCTGCCGGCTCATCCACAGCCGACGCGGCTGTCGAGCaggccgtccccgtcgccggcccgcgcgccgccgctctcgccgaTCAGAGAGCCCAACGCTAGAGCAGCAGCTCCAGCGCCGGCTCCTGTACCTGTTGCCAAGGAGCCCAAGCCAGCTGCCACTCCTCATCCTATTGCCCATGAAGTTCCTAAGCAAAAAGACATTACCATCCCGCAGGAGAAAATCATCCATGAACCGCCTGCAGACTCCAAGACACACAGCAAGGCcgtagagaaagaaaaaggcaaggagggagagaaggagaagggaaaagataaagagaaggagaaggagaaagaTAAAGAGacgaaggaaaaggagaaggaaaaagaaaaagagaaggacaagaaggagaaggagcacaatgagaaggaaaaagagaaggagaagaagcacaAAGGCAAAGAGGTAGCCGGCGAGCACGGCAGCAAGCTACACAAGGAGCTCAAGGAGGGCGTCGCGGACATGGTGCACAAGCTCAGCGCCTCGGCACCGTcgtccggcggcggccacgggcgCCCTGCCTCGGCCGCGGCAGGGACGACCGTCATCACGCTGGCCGGCGAGAACAAGGGCGCGTCCATGAAAATagacggcgccgccgtggccgacgGCAAGGCGGACTCGGCGGCCGGGAAGGAGCGCCGCGGCCAGAAGCTCGACGGCAGCGTCGCTGGCGGGAAGGAGCAGGGCGGGAGCAGGGGGCTGACGGCGTTCGTGAACAGCAACGTGCAGGTGATCAACAACTCGCTGCTGCTGCAGAGCTCCTGCAACGGCGGCGACCCGGGGGTGCACCTCAAGCTGTACACCAAGGCCAAGAAGaagggggacggcggcgacgaagccGGAGGCAAGAGTGGCTCTGCCTCTGCTGCTGTGCGAAAGAAA ccggcggcgggggcgatgAGGGCGATCACAGGCGCCGTCGTCTCCTCCAAGCCCTGCTCCCTCTCCAAGGCCTTCCGCATCCTCGACCTCTTCTACaactccgccgcctccgacctCCCCTCCGCCGACTGCGCCACTTACCTCAGCACCGCCACCGAGGCCACCAGGGAGCACGAGCTCTTCCGCCGCGGGCTCCGCGGTAATCAGCAGCAGGGCGCCGCCAATCTCCAGGCCCATGACTATGAGGGCGAGATAAAGCACCAAGACCGGGAGAGGAAAGGGGACATGGCTGTTCCAACCGGTGGTTCCCAGCGCGATTCCGCCGCGGAGGTGGAGCCAGATGTTGCCACCGGtgagaagaagagcaagaagaagaagaataaagaGGATCGGCAGCAGGGCATAGCTGCTGCTGGCGTTGAATCGCACATTCCCTCTTCAGCAGGAATCGGCagcgagaagaggaagaaggagaaacATTCAAATAAGGAAATCATCGTCCATGTGAAGCAGGAGCCTGATTTAGTGGACGAAGAATTGTTGAGtgagaagaagagcaagaagaaaaaggagaagggtcGTGTAAAACTAGAAGATGAAGCGAGGGATGTGAATAAAGTGGGCGGAAAAATTGTCAACGATGGTGGGTTAGAACAAAATGTTGCTGGTggggagaagaaaaggaagaaaaagaagcatgaagaggaggaagtCAACTTCAAGGATGTGAAGCAGGAGGAGAAAATGGTCAGTGATGGTGGTCCGGACagtgagaagaagaggaaaaagaagaggggGAGAGGTGACAATGACGATAATGCTCTGGAGCAAGTAGAGCATACAAAGAAGAAGCAACGGAAGTAA
- the LOC117857676 gene encoding uncharacterized protein, giving the protein MEAKTLTPDADAEADAAAQTLAAGELVWAKPSKPRRHCWWPARMLAACPATGTAARDAQVCYFGGPAPAPAGSGVPSAPPAQVRRFADPDADVMAQGSVARVFLAAVEEAHARAVAALRTQLTCGCIPPPLPGEEGGGVGVVAEVANLSPAEFLAALREAALGVRASPVGLVDRARLKSWARAFGEGWGPDGARHYPRRPLEDLVDKIDLDVPAGEDRDADDWLAEDDRMPLKRPLETPVQKKRSAPSVMKDLDMVEDEDQSDSPGPVTSRKRERKKSKYLSPPYTNLGVDVLPRKPVGTPKASVPKAAEDGSKVLQLPDSIVVEDVLLLVRGLGKDPHHMVIFPEAAEGFLRLFRSSAFVEGDDYASYNTHECPGVRTLRNASMNIAPGRVSDSHPVLEQEKRVPKRGRKKDGDGSGGSSIKRKKRENTSPALGSGIPITPAVPIRQVKAEDIRTLMKAGNSARGIIQDEKNKLSLFKCPVSATVPGAAKPGHEQVKENDKSILEKPQALGNMLPEETTKDIDEAKLGTTKSETNVQNVAVGVPVRNVQTETMESEANIHIDVNAQSVSADVPVGCVSKEATELEASLHSNKNVQGNVTGVPKRIVSKEATESGVDTSIDENVQSAFAGVPDRSVSKEATKSEANIHIVENLLGAVADAPISSGPSPMHDDMAQPQPIDENKEPGSVEVCTVQQSYASLQALVPEMLKKENTNGTDVIAMNHALKEECPKDEAPVQKVKLPAGAASNHSSGEAVNGTCPDPANPTPNKRKKKTAQHFENPAAILVEFTPGVIVPSREELLSAFGKYGYLIESQTEIVKADRSARVVFGKNTEAEAAYRNRELLGHFGAPFATLSLQYLPPIKLSVPSPSPSPSPSPSLASKPPLTDIRKNLENMIAARLSALNKATPSDGLNSVTDKLLGDMQGLLAKVDKILSEPSANTAP; this is encoded by the coding sequence ATGGAGGCCAAAACCCTAACCCCTGACGCGGACGCGGaggcggacgccgccgcccagACCCTAGCCGCCGGGGAGCTCGTCTGGGCCAAGCCCTCCAAGCCGCGCCGCCACTGCTGGTGGCCCGCACGCATGCTCGCCGCGTGCCCCGCCACTGGCACCGCCGCCCGGGACGCCCAGGTCTGCTACTTCGgcggccccgcccccgcccccgccggctcCGGCGTGCCGTCGGCGCCTCCCGCGCAGGTCCGGCGCTTCGCCGACCCGGACGCCGACGTGATGGCGCAGGGCAGCGTCGCGCGCGTCTTCCTCGCGGCCGTCGAGGaggcccacgcgcgcgccgtcGCGGCCCTGCGCACCCAGCTCACCTGCGGCTGCATCCCGCCCCCGCTACccggggaggagggcggcggcgtcggcgtcgtcgccgaGGTCGCGAACCTGTCGCCCGCCGAGTTTCTCGCGGCGCTCCGCGAGGCCGCATTGGGCGTGCGCGCCTCCCCCGTCGGCCTGGTGGACCGCGCCAGGCTCAAGAGCTGGGCCCGCGCGTTCGGGGAGGGGTGGGGTCCGGATGGTGCGCGGCACTACCCGCGGCGCCCGCTGGAGGACCTTGTGGACAAGATCGATCTTGATGTGCCCGCCGGCGAAGACAGAGATGCTGACGATTGGCTCGCTGAGGACGACCGCATGCCATTGAAGAGACCACTGGAGACACCAGTGCAGAAGAAGCGCAGTGCCCCCTCAGTGATGAAGGACCTGGATATGGTGGAGGATGAGGACCAGAGTGACAGCCCTGGGCCTGTAACGTCCAGGAAGAGAGAGCGGAAGAAGAGTAAGTACCTCTCGCCTCCATACACCAACTTGGGTGTGGATGTGCTCCCCCGTAAGCCGGTTGGTACGCCAAAGGCATCTGTGCCCAAAGCTGCTGAAGATGGCAGTAAGGTATTGCAATTGCCAGACAGCATTGTTGTGGAAGATGTCTTGCTGCTTGTGCGGGGCTTAGGGAAGGACCCCCACCACATGGTCATTTTTCCAGAGGCTGCAGAGGGATTTCTCCGTTTGTTTAGAAGCTCAGCGTTCGTAGAGGGTGATGACTATGCGTCTTATAACACGCATGAGTGTCCAGGGGTGCGTACCCTTAGAAATGCCAGCATGAATATTGCTCCGGGTCGGGTTTCTGATTCACATCCTGTTCTGGAACAAGAGAAGCGTGTGCCAAAGAGGGGCAGGAAAAAGGATGGAGATGGGAGTGGTGGCTCTTCCATCAAGAGGAAGAAGCGGGAGAACACCTCTCCTGCACTTGGCTCTGGTATACCAATTACCCCTGCGGTTCCTATCAGGCAAGTGAAAGCAGAAGATATAAGAACCCTAATGAAGGCAGGAAACAGCGCAAGGGGTATAATTCAGGATGAGAAAAACAAGCTATCACTTTTCAAATGTCCTGTTTCAGCTACAGTTCCTGGGGCAGCAAAACCAGGGCATGAGCAGGTCAAAGAGAATGATAAATCTATTCTGGAGAAACCTCAGGCCTTGGGCAATATGCTGCCTGAAGAAACCACAAAAGATATTGATGAGGCTAAATTGGGGACAACAAAGTCAGAAACAAATGTGCAAAATGTTGCTGTAGGTGTGCCTGTCAGAAATGTTCAGACAGAAACAATGGAATCAGAAGCTAATATTCACATAGATGTGAATGCACAAAGTGTCAGTGCAGATGTCCCTGTCGGATGTGTTTCGAAGGAAGCAACAGAGCTAGAAGCTAGTTTACACAGCAACAAGAATGTGCAAGGTAATGTTACAGGTGTTCCGAAAAGAATTGTTTCCAAGGAAGCAACAGAGTCAGGAGTTGATACCAGCATAGATGAGAATGTGCAAAGTGCTTTTGCAGGTGTGCCTGACAGAAGTGTTTCGAAGGAAGCAACAAAGTCAGAAGCAAATATTCACATAGTTGAGAATCTGCTAGGTGCTGTTGCAGATGCGCCCATCAGCAGTGGACCATCTCCTATGCATGATGACATGGCCCAGCCCCAGCCTATAGATGAAAATAAAGAGCCTGGAAGTGTAGAAGTGTGTACGGTCCAGCAATCTTATGCTTCTCTACAAGCCCTGGTGCCAGAAATGCTTAAGAAAGAGAACACTAATGGCACAGATGTAATCGCTATGAATCACGCACTCAAAGAGGAGTGTCCAAAGGATGAAGCACCTGTCCAGAAGGTGAAGCTACCTGCTGGAGCTGCATCAAATCATTCCTCTGGTGAAGCTGTGAACGGCACTTGCCCTGATCCTGCTAATCCTACTCCTaataaaaggaagaagaaaactgCACAGCACTTTGAGAATCCAGCAGCCATTCTGGTGGAGTTCACACCTGGTGTCATTGTCCCTTCCAGAGAGGAGCTACTCTCCGCATTTGGCAAGTATGGCTACTTGATAGAGTCTCAGACAGAAATTGTAAAAGCTGACCGCAGTGCTCGTGTTGTGTTTGGGAAAAACACCGAAGCTGAGGCGGCATACCGTAACCGAGAACTTCTTGGTCATTTTGGGGCTCCATTTGCAACACTAAGTCTCCAGTATCTTCCTCCGATCAAGTTGAGTGtgccttctccatctccttcgCCTTCACCTTCACCATCTCTTGCTTCCAAGCCTCCACTGACAGATATCAGGAAGAACCTTGAGAATATGATTGCAGCCCGTCTTTCAGCTCTAAACAAGGCAACCCCATCGGACGGGTTAAATTCTGTCACAGATAAGCTTCTGGGGGATATGCAGGGCCTTTTGGCAAAGGTTGACAAGATACTCAGTGAGCCATCTGCTAATACTGCTCCTTAA
- the LOC117857324 gene encoding mediator of RNA polymerase II transcription subunit 17: MVEGDVLLDLDKLPIKRLEAIDEAGNEHYPPDTSNKEQHLAAIRRIDFSWVIEKDAKKAKKAAEADTAQQAWPWQGLMESLQQAQQELSVVIDLIGTVEANDAVAVASTTKPKSQPNEILVDMAVSAATKLQRLRHLSRYFKQSAKTMEQQFQKETRFYNSLIRLQQNWKVKRQRVVGSGPGSEGFMFDLVDSYQLDTTTMPRVSPLSLVPIDQDSSGTLSVQIPQKSFRSLSLQFYGDTANNAESSASKKKEDTLSSSSSETDKDALENDDVNKSVKQAHSILRDIHKSIFEEQVFDMVIRDTFTQSQGINVTGMCEDFLQLAIGQECSLCLLLVPSGQNSDSETVGQEDHMDSEYSGNLAVATVNGKQESLNKDLRGFPNPKSLEIYLLHMFHEKIVRKIREKSRFVVRYQSPAQIAPEECGLLGHFCMTVAHRIFSNKVHLELESVVSRVPYLHLCSLPTWHSRTSSWSLCLKVPQPILAADRITKPSDVHEPRYKSRSQFNTKVILKDGQISLMGEGSPSIAGSLTGKPSDGRLINSYNCDLEDLPMMLLQQVASQVIHWLHEEAMVLGMNVTRDFLCLYFDLDQGETLGLVAHVDPDDAYGCISWYLTVDHPTEEGKMSADNLELEKRRFLGYLSLEVLYSTLMDLIKLCSTGVQH, encoded by the exons ATGGTTGAAGGGGACGTGCTGCTGGACCTAGACAAGCTCCCCATCAAACGCCTTGAGGCCATCGATGAGGCTGGCAACGAGCACTATCCACC GGATACCAGCAACAAGGAGCAGCACCTTGCAGCCATCCGCCGGATTGACTTCTCCTGGGTCATCGAGAAGGATGCtaagaaggccaagaaagcaGCTGAGGCCGACACCGCTCAGCAGGCATGGCCGTGGCAGGGCCTTATGGAGAGCCTGCAGCAGGCGCAGCAGGAGCTCTCTGTCGTGATTGACCTCATTGGCACG GTTGAAGCAAATGATGCAGTGGCAGTCGCCTCGACAACTAAGCCCAAGTCGCAGCCAAACGAAATACTTGTTGACATGGCAGTCTCTGCTGCCACCAAGCTCCAGCGCCTTCGG CATTTGTCAAGGTACTTCAAACAATCTGCCAAGACGATGGAGCAACAATTTCAAAAGGAGACTAGGTTCTATAATTCGTTAATAAG ATTGCAGCAGAACTGGAAAGTGAAGCGACAACGGGTTGTTGGGAGTGGTCCAGGAAGTGAGGGCTTCATGTTTGATTTAGTTGATAGTTATCAGTTAGACACAACAACGATGCCTCGCGTATCACCATTGTCTTTAGTTCCAATTGATCAAGACTCTTCAGGCACTTTATCTGTTCAAATTCCGCAGAAGTCTTTCCGTTCATTGAGCCTTCAATTTTATGGAGACACTGCCAATAATGCAGAAAGCAGTGccagcaaaaagaaagaagacacTTTAAGCAGCAGTTCTTCTGAAACCGATAAGGATGCTTTGGAGAATGATGATGTCAATAAGTCTGTTAAACAAGCCCATTCCATTCTTCGCGACATCCACAAGTCCATATTTGAGGAGCAG GTATTTGATATGGTGATCCGTGACACATTTACCCAATCTCAAGGCATCAATGTTACTGGAATGTGCGAAGATTTTCTCCAATTAGCAATTGGCCAGGAGTGTTCATTGTGTCTTTTGCTTGTGCCCTCTGGACAGAATAGTGACTCAGAAACAGTAGGTCAGGAAGATCATATGGACTCGGAGTATTCTGGAAATCTTGCAGTAGCCACTGTAAATGGGAAGCAGGAATCTTTGAACAAGGATTTGAGAGGATTTCCTAACCCCAAAAGTTTAGAAATTTACCTGTTACATATGTTCCATGAGAAGATTGTTAGAAAAATCAGGGAGAAATCACGTTTTGTTGTTCGCTACCAGAGTCCTGCTCAGATTGCACCTGAAGAATGTGGCCTGCTTGGTCATTTCTGCATGACAGTGGCTCACAGGATATTTTCTAATAAAGTACACTTGGAGCTGGAGAGTGTG GTTAGTAGGGTTCCTTATCTCCATCTGTGTTCTCTTCCTACATGGCATTCTCGAACATCTTCTTGGTCTCTCTGCTTGAAAGTTCCTCAGCCTATCCTGGCTGCTGATCGAATCACAAAGCCTTCAGATGTTCACGAGCCTAGGTACAAATCCAGGTCGCAGTTTAATACAAAGGTTATCTTGAAAGATGGCCAAATTAGTTTAATGGGTGAAGGCTCACCAAGCATTGCTGGATCATTGACTGGGAAGCCATCTGATGGACGTTTAATAAATAGTTACAATTGTGACTTGGAAGACCTCCCAATGATGCTTCTGCAGCAG GTCGCCAGCCAAGTGATCCACTGGCTTCATGAAGAAGCGATGGTTCTTGGGATGAATGTGACTAGAGATTTCCTGTGCCTTTACTTCGATCTTGACCAAGGCGAAACGCTTGGACTTGTGGCACATGTTGATCCGGATGATGCCTATGGGTGCATCTCGTGGTACCTCACCGTTGATCACCCGACGGAGGAGGGAAAGATGTCAGCTGATAATCTGGAGTTGGAGAAGCGTAGGTTTTTGGGGTATCTTTCTCTGGAAGTGTTGTACTCCACCCTGATGGACCTGATAAAATTGTGCAGCACAGGTGTCCAACACTAA